GACTTGCAGAGGGCAGAAATGCAGGTAGgtaattggtaaatatttgtAACAACAGGATGGATTTGTGCTTTTAGGTGGGGACTTGAGGGGTGAGTGGCTCAGGGTTTAAGGACAATACTCTCTTCAGGATTCTCAGGCCCCACTTTGGGAGTGAGTTAGGCAGATATTCAGTGGTGGCTTCCAACAAGATACAGATTCTatccattattctgagaaagtatTGAGAATTCACTTGTGGGGtggtttggaggaaaaaaagaggaataaaaactGCATAAAGCCAGTGCTAGCAGAAAGACAGAGATCCTGGCTTTGTTGTTATTTTAGTACAGCTTGTCTCTGAGACCGACAAGTGTCATTCCAAATGCCTCAGGATCTATTTTGGACTGTCTTGGTAACTCACTTGGTGATAGAATTTCAGAACCTTTCAGGTTTCAATTTTGCTTTTCCTGGGGTATATGTATAAAAAGAGTTTGTAACTTACGTttggaaaaaaagactttcttaTTCATAAATACAAGACAGGACatgagagttgggggggggggcagagaaagatCAAGAACCAAAAGGGAGCAGGAAGCCACTGAGCTTAGCCCCTCCCCATTACAGTGACTTGAGattttgccagggtcacacagcttaacTTTGTTGagtcttttatcatttttctttcatgtttatttacCGTTTTCATTTCtgttgagtcttctgtttgaatctCAGATTTTCTattgaattctggtcttttcatcaggaatactttaaaatcctctatttcattaaatatccattctttcccctgaaggattatacttagTTTCACTGAGGTTATTCTTGGTTctaatcctagttcctttgccttctagaatgtcatattccaaagTCTCCtcaatatctgaattgtttctttctggctacttgcaatattttctccttgatgtgggagctctgaaatttggctataacatcTCTAAGAGTTGTTATATTGGaatttctttaaggaaattattGGTAGATacattcaatttctgttttatcctctgTATCAGAAACATCAAGGcacttttcctttataatttcctgaagATGATATCTAGAATCTTTTTTTAtaatggctttcagatagtctagtaattctatttttttttttgcttttttgcagggaaatggggttaagtgacttggctaaggtcacatagctaggtaattattaagtgtatgaggtcggatttgaactcaggtactcctgactccagagctggtgctctatccattatgccacctagctgcccctattttttttttttttttgttaggttagacatgaagttttattctctaggatttagcATTATCCTACAGGTAGAGGTCATTCTGGTAATGACCTCCCCAAGTTGAGGAAGATCAGAACATTTATCCAATAGTaagggaaagggaatagaataaatgacaagagtagacaaaaccttaaacttccctgaaaactttctattatttgatatcaaaGAGAATCATCTTTCTACAATAATTCGATTTTCTGTCACCTGAaggagataacattttaaaatgagtttaaataCCAGGAAAGCAGGACAAGAACTCTTTTCCAAGCCTAAAGAAGGACACAATTCTTTCCTGGATTAAAGAGGGCAGGCCCaatcttcctttcaaagtctaaagtagggtagctgggtggtgcagtggatagagcactggccttggaatcaggagtagaGGAGTTCAAGtttaacttcagacacttgccactcattagctgtgtgaccttgggcaagtcacttgggcaAGTGACCTTGACAagtggacccagatggttttggaggagacagtgaggctgacCACCTagtccccctcactcagatctaaTTAATGTGTTGTCATGGCATtccatccctgatgtcatggtcttctttgagaataaaggataaataCCAAAGGAGGGCACATTCTATTCCTCTCAATAGCTAAGAAAATCAACCTTTGACCAGGAATATAGTTGTAAAAtcttatagtaattattatttcatgctcctgttttcagagttagttcCGAGTGGGTCTGCAAGTTTTTGATGTTTCTAAGGTGTGAGAAAGTTGTAGTCACTGCTCTTCTGGTCTGCTCTGGTCTTTACTAAGGAAGGACTCCTACCCCCTATGCAGCCCCAAAAGCCTGGTCCTGAAGCTGTGAGCAGGACCTCTGCTCCCTTGGAATCAATCCCAAGCAGGGTTCTCTGCCTTGGAATTGTAATCCAGAGCTGCCTATTGGCAATAACATTGCCAATCAGAGCCAGCTTCACCCAGTATCAGCAATGAATGCCTTAGACTCTCTTTCTGACTAGCTGTCTGACACCCCCCTACCCCCTTCCTGTGTTTGGGCTAGGAGCTCCTAGAACTATTGCTGTTGTTACAGCTGCTCTTGCTCTTGCCCACTCCACTGTCACAGATCTCCTCTGAAGACCTCTGAAGTTGTCGTAGATTGCAAAAATGGCACTCCctgatttttctataatttgttattccataatttgatttgaggcattattttacaTTGGTTTGGAAGGCAATGTTGGGAGACTTCAGCTGTATCTTCACCtatactccaccatcttggttcctaATATGTCATATCACTTTTAAGTCTTGTCTTGTATAGGTTCAACAGCACTGGTTCCTTTAATGGCCTGTCTCAAACCCCTTAGAACATACTTTCTCATCTTTCTCCTAGTCCTAATGCAGCTTCTAACCTGACTTTGGTTTGTGGTTTTATAGCCAGAGCCCAAGCCGGGAGACCTGATTGAGATTTTCAGACCATTGTACTGTCATTGGGCTGTTTATGTGGGTGATGGTTATGTTGTCCACCTGGCGCCTCCAGGTAAGGAGCACCCTGGCTTTGTGAGGTTCTATGTATTGGGGAGGGATCAGCTTCCAGAAGGTTAAATGATGAAGTGATTGTGAAGAAGAGTTTCTATTTACAGATGACAGATTTATATTTGATTAGTGAAGCCACTTGGATggatttcaaatttgtttttggGAGACAGTGAGATCATCTCACACCTGGTCCTTTTGTGATACTTTCACAGTCAGGGGATTGGAGGGGATCCCTGAGTCTACCTCTGGGTGGGATTACTTAAAATGACTTCCTGGGGTAAtatgtcttttccttttctctccttccttccttccttccttccttccttccttccttccttccttccttccttccttccttccttccttccttccttccttccttccttccttccttcctcccttcctcccttccccccttcctctctccctccctctctcctccccctcctttttttttctttcattgcttcttttttctttctttccaaaaggTGAATATTTTGGGGCTGGTGCCTCCAGCATCATGTCAGCCCTGACAGATAGAGCCATAGTAAAGAAGGAGCTGCTCTGTAAGGTGGCTGGGAATGACAAGTACCGGGTGAATAACAAACATGATGACAAGTACCCTCCACTGCCACCCAGCAAGATTGTCCGGAGGGCTTTGGAGGAAGTGGGGAAGGAGGTTCTCTACAGCCTGACCAGTGAGAACTGTGAACACTTTGTGAATGAACTGAGATATGGAATCCCTCGAAGTGACCAGGTTTGTCCATCCCACCCCCCACACCCTAGTGAAGGTCTCCAAGCTGGGGGAAGGGGCATGAGCACCGTGTCTAGGAGGTGAAGGCTTGTCTGCCTCCTCCTGCTCATGGACCTTCTT
The Macrotis lagotis isolate mMagLag1 chromosome 3, bilby.v1.9.chrom.fasta, whole genome shotgun sequence genome window above contains:
- the LOC141518860 gene encoding phospholipase A and acyltransferase 3-like; protein product: MQPEPKPGDLIEIFRPLYCHWAVYVGDGYVVHLAPPGEYFGAGASSIMSALTDRAIVKKELLCKVAGNDKYRVNNKHDDKYPPLPPSKIVRRALEEVGKEVLYSLTSENCEHFVNELRYGIPRSDQVRDVLVGAGIVGGLAAVGIIGMMLSRNRRQKQ